The Symphalangus syndactylus isolate Jambi chromosome 11, NHGRI_mSymSyn1-v2.1_pri, whole genome shotgun sequence genome contains a region encoding:
- the QPRT gene encoding nicotinate-nucleotide pyrophosphorylase [carboxylating] isoform X1 gives MDAEGLALLLPPVTLAALVDSWLREDCPGLNYAALVSGAGPSQAVLWAKSPGVLAGQPFFDAIFTQLNCQVSWFLPEGSKLVPVARVAEVRGPAHHLLLGERVALNMLARCSGIASAAAAAVEAARGAGWTGHVAGTRKTTPGFRLVEKYGLLVGGAASHRYDLGGLVMVKDNHVVAAGGVEKAVRAARQAADFALKVEVECSSLQEAVQAAEAGADLVLLDNFKPEELHPTATVLKAQFPSVAVEASGGITLDNLPQFCGPHIDVISMGMLTQAAPALDFSLKLFAKEAAPVPKIHWS, from the exons GCCTGGCGCTGCTGCTGCCGCCCGTCACCCTGGCAGCCCTGGTGGACAGCTGGCTCCGAGAGGACTGCCCAGGGCTCAACTACGCAGCCTTGGTCAGCGGGGCAGGCCCCTCACAGGCGGTGCTGTGGGCCAAATCCCCTGGGGTACTGGCAGGGCAGCCTTTCTTCGATGCCATATTTACCCAACTCAACTGCCAAGTCTCCTGGTTCCTCCCCGAGGGATCGAAGCTGGTGCCGGTGGCCAGAGTGGCCGAGGTCCggggccctgcccaccacctgctGCTGGGGGAACGGGTGGCCCTCAACATGCTGGCCCGCTGCAGTGGCATTGCCAGTGCTGCCGCCGCTGCAGTGGAGGCCGCCAGGGGGGCCGGCTGGACTGGGCACGTGGCCGGCACGAGGAAGACCACGCCAGGCTTCCGGCTGGTGGAGAAGTACGGGCTCCTGGTGGGCGGGGCCGCCTCACACCGCTACGACCTGGGAGGGCTGGTGATGGTGAAGGATAACCATGTGGTGGCCGCCGGTGGCGTGGAGAAG GCGGTGCGGGCGGCCCGGCAGGCGGCCGACTTCGCTCTGAAGGTGGAAGTGGAATGCAGCAGTCTGCAGGAGGCCGTGCAGGCGGCTGAGGCGGGTGCCGACCTTGTCCTGCTGGACAACTTCAAGCCGGAG GAGCTGCACCCCACGGCCACTGTGCTGAAGGCCCAGTTCCCGAGTGTGGCTGTGGAAGCCAGTGGGGGCATCACCCTGGACAACCTCCCCCAGTTCTGCGGGCCGCACATAGACGTCATCTCTATGGGGATGCTGACCCAGGCGGCCCCAGCCCTTGATTTCTCCCTCAAGCTGTTTGCCAAAGAGGCGGCTCCAGTGCCCAAAATCCACTGGTCCTAA
- the QPRT gene encoding nicotinate-nucleotide pyrophosphorylase [carboxylating] isoform X2: MDAEGLALLLPPVTLAALVDSWLREDCPGLNYAALAVRAARQAADFALKVEVECSSLQEAVQAAEAGADLVLLDNFKPEELHPTATVLKAQFPSVAVEASGGITLDNLPQFCGPHIDVISMGMLTQAAPALDFSLKLFAKEAAPVPKIHWS; the protein is encoded by the exons GCCTGGCGCTGCTGCTGCCGCCCGTCACCCTGGCAGCCCTGGTGGACAGCTGGCTCCGAGAGGACTGCCCAGGGCTCAACTACGCAGCCTTG GCGGTGCGGGCGGCCCGGCAGGCGGCCGACTTCGCTCTGAAGGTGGAAGTGGAATGCAGCAGTCTGCAGGAGGCCGTGCAGGCGGCTGAGGCGGGTGCCGACCTTGTCCTGCTGGACAACTTCAAGCCGGAG GAGCTGCACCCCACGGCCACTGTGCTGAAGGCCCAGTTCCCGAGTGTGGCTGTGGAAGCCAGTGGGGGCATCACCCTGGACAACCTCCCCCAGTTCTGCGGGCCGCACATAGACGTCATCTCTATGGGGATGCTGACCCAGGCGGCCCCAGCCCTTGATTTCTCCCTCAAGCTGTTTGCCAAAGAGGCGGCTCCAGTGCCCAAAATCCACTGGTCCTAA